In Epinephelus moara isolate mb chromosome 9, YSFRI_EMoa_1.0, whole genome shotgun sequence, a genomic segment contains:
- the gfi1b gene encoding zinc finger protein Gfi-1b yields the protein MPRSFLVKNKRCTSFNVHRSYEDEPRAPMCTEDPPEVQSTDSEDRPQSEGQSSPVGHCEKGEAELECPLPAHPEPTRPPVAPTQPYYLNEPHMAGFPPYYKPSYAWEPVPSSYELRQMSFSPTVLQHASNLYGTHISRSPQPQQPLDCSTHYSPTSNTYHCITCDKVFSTPHGLEVHVRRSHSGTRPFGCSICRKTFGHSVSLEQHMNVHSQEKSFECKMCGKSFKRSSTLSTHLLIHSDTRPYPCQYCGKRFHQKSDMKKHTYIHTGEKPHKCQVCGKAFSQSSNLITHSRKHTGFKPFGCDICSKGFQRKVDLRRHHESQHGMK from the exons AAGACCCACCAGAGGTTCAGAGCACAGACTCTGAGGACAGGCCTCAGTCCGAGGGCCAGTCTTCCCCTGTGGGCCACTGTGAAAAGGGGGAGGCAGAACTTGAGTGCCCCTTACCTGCTCACCCAGAGCCAACCAGGCCCCCTGTGGCCCCCACACAGCCTTACTACCTAAATG AGCCTCACATGGCTGGATTCCCTCCCTACTACAAGCCGTCGTACGCTTGGGAGCCGGTGCCGTCCTCCTATGAGCTCCGTCAGATGAGTTTCAGCCCTACAGTGCTGCAACACGCCAGTAATCTGTACGGCACCCACATCAGCCGCAGCCCACAGCCTCAGCAGCCTCTGGACTGCAGCACGCACTACTCCCCCACCTCCAACACCTACCACTGTATCACCTGTGACAAG GTGTTCTCAACGCCCCACGGACTGGAGGTTCACGTCAGGCGGTCGCACAGCGGAACGAGACCTTTTGGCTGCAGCATCTGCAGGAAAACCTTCGGCCACTCTGTCAGTCTGGAGCAGCACATGAACGTCCACTCTCAG GAAAAAAGCTTTGAGTGCAAGATGTGTGGCAAATCCTTCAAGCGTtcctccaccctctccacccACCTGCTCATCCACTCGGACACAAGGCCTTACCCCTGCCAGTACTGCGGCAAGAGGTTTCACCAGAAGTCTGATATgaagaaacacacatacattcacaccG gTGAAAAGCCGCACAAATGCCAAGTGTGTGGTAAAGCGTTCAGCCAGAGCTCCAACCTGatcacacacagcaggaaacacacgGGCTTCAAACCGTTTGGATGTGACATTTGCTCCAAGGGCTTCCAACGCAAGGTGGATCTCCGCAGGCACCACGAGAGCCAGCACGGCATGAAGTGA